ACAATATTGTAAGCAACATCCTATGCAACCTATAGcttgtttttttttcatcattttttaattattgttgCCCATTTTAGCATATAGCTTTATTGCATGTATAATATTTGTTTATACTATAGAGTTTTCTTATGAAAAGTATGTCATTCAGtcaaaaattacatattttacatTCTACTCTCTATAAATGCTGCCAAAACTAAAATATTGGAGAAATGGTAGTCTTCAGTATAGTTCATATAGACTATCccacaatatatttatatatatatatatatttatataactggCTTAGTGAGACCACCATGTTAGTGTGTTAGTTGTTTTCTCACATCTCAATCATATGGGATCTTACAAGAGAAGATAGACCAAGAATGGAGTATAGTAGTTCAAATcgtaattttgaaaaaaaaaattaagttatatatttatgaaataaaTCTTTAGCTACAgtaaaaatgaaataattttttttataaatgtattAATAAAAGTGTCCCTTATCTAAATTTATATGttaccaaataattttttttgacgaGAAATTTTGTATTTgtcaataaaatatttataataaaagaGTGTGCAGgtgtattgtaaatatttttaatataaaaccATTAAATATTAAATCAAACATAGATAAAGTGTATTCGCTGTCTTCTAGTAAATTATAACAAACATCTAATTTTTGTCAAAGATCTACAGTATCTTGAGTAGGAGAAAGGATAAGAAAGTATATCATTCTTTTCATATTTCTCTAAAATCATAATAATGTATCTCTCTTCGAGGAtacattaattaaatttttataaacataaaaaatatatcaatACTCAGTTATTAGCCACATAACACCGTAGCGGTTACcaattttttcttatttatttaattaatgagaTAAAACATCTGTATATTAAAatcatatattattttaataaatgcaTAAAACGTATAGATAACAAAAATATTTGGtttgtctttttttttaaaaaaatatttaatggaatatacatttaaaattaattaaaaatatatatttattaattatattaatatatattcaaatattataaaatataattatattaatataaattcaaattcaaatattataaaatattattattaaaataatatgtaatacaaaattagatatttaataattatattgatataaatttgaatattataaaatattattatgataataatttataatcataattttttattaattatattaatatgaatttaaatattataaaatattattatatagaagactagatatttaatacgtatattaatataaatttaaatattataaaatatcattataacaataatatataatacatgatttttatttttattaaaaattatcatttaaaattttaaaaattatcatattatatatattcataaacaatgttttctttaattttttttttaaatttaataaaaataattaataaattatataaataaaactaaacaacgGGCAATACTATCTTAATATTAATTAACGTATAAGATCAATTAATAATATTATcagctaatatatatatatatatagttttcaaataaaagatattagttaaattaattaattaattgctaCATATAATTATACTTGGGCTCTTGAAAAATTAATACATTGCAATTTTAGTCATTTCtcaatttattttgtaaatatcaCTCACATCCTATACAATATAATAAAGATGTAACTTAGGGACCATTGACCTATAATATTAAGTTctaatatgtaacgacccaaattcactaataaggcttaagggccttgattagtgtgccaggagggcattactggaataattatgatttaatgagttattatatgtttaatgatgcttatatgatatgtgatatatgcgagaaccacattatgatgtggataaatctgtagccggcgactcgaggcgatcctagggctagatagcgggaaaagtcataATGGGGTATTATAATtaactttgggcaagtcaggggtattttaggtatcatgtagtgatttagactatcgggtgatgaaaataaataattggagatatatttgaggttagggtgtctaggcaggaatattggaagattttaccattttggcctcggggatggttccggtaccccgagcctcgggattaacttaatggataagttagaattaaggaagcctttagaagaaaaacacaaaccgactaagcattttctctcagctcacttacacgctcaaaggaaaccaaggagagaaaaacacagaaaacttaagggagAAGCAAGTTGGAATTCTGAGATTTGTAGAGTGGATTTGGGAGTCTAGCTCAAGGGTTTAATCAAGGAACTGGAGCAAgatttaaggtaagcatctaactctgttttctatggttgaattatgagttttagctgggttttagttaagtgctgaagcaagtttagttgtgatgttctaaggcagaattaagaagggaacttggggacctagcttggccacaacttggtgaagtgattctacagcaaaggtgagttctAACTCCAAGTTTAGAGGTTCTAGATTGtgtttgagtggctggtttgggtgtttgtagcacttgggtttcagaaatggaAAGGAGAGGATTAGAGTGTGATagactgtgttttcttgggaattatgttgcttagatcatgctaaagaaatTGGGATtttattggttttgagttggggtcTTTGGGATaccttaaggtgaggtttagagattgaaaatggtggttttttctgggttcgaagggtcgggccgcggcatggttcttggtgagccgcggcccttcaaggttgttgcatgctgaggaaggagggcgggccgcggcatggtccaatcaatgccgcggcccttacctgtttttatgccttggatggctctgtttgggggccatgcggCGGCATGAGTGGCCTATgctgcggcgcttaagggattttggaattttaagattttaggcttgggaatttaacctagggtgctcggggttgagtcttttaccatatttggtgaagttcaatgttccgagtaggTGTTAatctcatttaaggttgttaatggtgtctttcttcatggttgtgactaggtgttaagctagggctcgaggatcggatcgcgctcaaggagtatcgcccgtaactaactcatctgaaagctaaaggtaagaaaactgcacctggttgattatatgagacgggactaagggccccctattgtaaaagcttgaaaggatggtattatgtcatgcaagccatttagtgaaccgaacggcctaagggtgccaagggtctcactagcgcacagggcgcggctcagccactggtagccgaggacagcttattatgcactgagcttggtttaagcgggccagagtcagtgggttaaacagagagcgcggcctaagtcgtcggccctgattaatatgtgatatgagcagtatatgtggtagaatgtatcttgtattggattgtatgTGCTGATTATCTGTTGTGGACTATCTAGTGAGTATACATGCAtactgagctatttgtctgttattattgtttgagttatctgtgatgttttcttgttgggccttggctcacgggtgctacatggtgcaggtaaaggcaagggcaagttagatcagccctgactggagagctcggcgagcggaatgtacatagccaggtgctcggccgccacggttgaggtctaggaaaggacatggaacctaaagactgtctgttttgccttagtatggctagtggatacttatgtacttttggaagtctgtaaacttattttaactttgtgtttatgggatcccttgttagttacagtttaaatatatgaaatgagtcttttgagaccgaaacctttttaaccttagatcttacatgtctagtgacacgttttcgaattaatgacttgactagcgagtcctgcacctttataagtacacagtgtagcggtcttggctatccagggcgttacataatatCCAAGACTATTAATTAGACTCTCTGGGAAAATCTTATGTGTTGTTGATGAAAACAACATTAGGGTGGTGACGTTTTCATTGTATTTCGTTAAAGCCCAAACACACGACGGAGGGTGCACTGCAATCTCCAACTAGGCGCAAGTGTCTGCTATGTGCGAGTGAGGGAGAGTGTGAATGGACATGACAATGTAGGGCTAGGTGCAGAGGAAGATTGATTTAAAAATGCATGTATCCTATTGTCATTTTCTTTAAACGCATAAGCATTTATCTTTAGTATTAGCTATAAGGTGACTTGtgtattaaaaagaaaaaataagaaaGAGAGCGAACTACATTAAAAATGGGACAACTTCGAAATTTGACTATTTTTTATGACTTATGGTAAACTTTATGCAAGAATCAAAGCAAAGTATATATATGCAACAATTTTAAATAATCAATTCATGAAATTGTAAAGTATGCATTTTTTTAAACTAAGTCCATACCTTTATTTTTATTCTGTAAATTGCAATAAATTAAATAGAGATAATGTAAATTATGAAAAAAGACATCGTTGCCAAgcatataataaataatttacaaaataaacactaaaaAAAGAGGTATTTAGCTTAAGAGATTTAATCAATAAACCATTAATTTTTCTCaaaacttttttttattattattgttgttttttttttttttgatcaagaaaagGATAGTATATTGATCAACCAACAAGTACAAACAAAGGCCGGAGCAGATAACTCCCCCTCAATTACATATTAGAGAAAAAATTTAACATTaacttctccctcaaattcagaTTCTTCCTCATACAGCAAAGATTGATTACTCTAGCCTGTACTGAATTCCTAATAAGATCATTAACTTGAGCTACTGAAGAGCAGCAGCTATTCACCCAGCAATTGTTCCTATTTTTCCATATAAAGTACACTGATGCAGCCAAAATAGCTGCCACAAACCGAGCAAGACCAACTGTACTTGGTTCTTCCAGCCAGCAACGCCATTCCTGGAACTGCCAAGGCCAAATAAGATTACCCAGCCACTTCTCAACTGCCTGAAGCACTTTCCTTGAAAAAAGACAGTCAAAAAATAGATGAGCATGGCTCTCCATTTCAATTTCAAAGACCGGGCAGCTATGAGATGAAATTGTTATATTGCAATGATGAAGAAGATCTCTGGTTAGAAACTTCTGGTGATAAGCTTGCCAAAGTATGAACCTGTGTTTAGGCATTGAAAGCATGCACCAAATAAATTTCAGACCTTTGCTAGGGGAACCAGAAATTAAATTCAGATAAAGTGAATTCAGCCTTAATTTTCCCTTGCAAACAGCTGTAGTTAACTCAGTTTCAGACAGTAATTTGCTAACCTTAATTAGCTTTTTCCAATACCAGCTTGTGTCTTGATGAATTTCATAATCCCAGATTCGGATCCCTTTTAGATAAATGCAATTAACCCATTTGACCCACAAGCTATCTTGCTTAGAAGAGATCGCCCAAACGTATCTCGcaagattaatcttattccaaAGAACACTCTCTTTAAATCCTAAGCCTCCATAAGATTTTGGCCTGCAAACAAGATCCCAAGATGCTAAATGAAAATTGCTACGAACTCCATTGCCACCCCATAAGAAACCTCTGCATATACGGTCTATTTCTTTGATAACTTTCTGAGGAAGGAGAAATATGCTCATCCAAAAGTTCCTTATCCCCAAGAGAACCGACTGAATTAACTGCACACGCCCAGCATAAGACAGGTTTCGACTAGCCCAACCATGAAGCCTTTGACGAATTTTCGAAATTATTATATCGCAATCCATAGCTTTCCACTTAGTAGGCCTCAAAGGAACTCCTAAATACTTAAGAGGAAACTGCCCTTCTCTCAACTTAGATAAACACAACAGCTTCTCCTTCTCAGCTAAAGTAATACCTCCAAAGTAAATGCTTGACTTAGCTTGATTAATGTTCAGGCCAAACGCTGATGAAAACTCCTGGAACGCCTGTTGCATTATCTGAATTGAACTGAGATGAGCTTTGCACATTATCAACAAATCATCCGCGAAACAAAGATTAGTAATATTTAAAGTTTTACAGAGCAGATGAAATCTGAATTGTTTATCTTTTGCAGCCCCATGAAGAGCTCGGGTGAGATAATCCATAACAAGGACAAATAGAAGGGGGGAAATAGGGTCACCTTGTCGCAGCCCCTTACCACCCTTAAAATCACCATAAAGCTGACCATTCATAAGAATACTATATGAAGAACCTCTCAAGCAGACCATTACCCATTTGATAAACTTGCCAGGGAACTTATAAGCATTTAACAGACTTTCAAGGAAATTCCAATCAATAGAGTCTTAGGCTTTGCTCAGGTCGATTTTCATTAAGCACCTAGGAGACACTCTTTTCCTGTTATAGCCTTTGAGGAGGTCTTGGAGAATTAGAATATTATGGGCAATACTCCTATTCTTAACAAAAGCACCTTGGTTTTGATTAACCACCTTAGGGAGGATAGGAATTAATCTGTTACAAAGCATTTTAGAAATGCATTTGTAAAGTGTATTACAGCAGGCTATTGGCGCGATATTCTTAGGCATTGGAGGGTTGAGTAACTTTGGGAATAAGGGCTAAAATAGTTTTGTTCAGCCTCTTCGGAATGTGGCCTAGATCAAAAAAATCCAACACTGCTGAAGCCACTTCTTTCCCTATATTAGACCATAAACTCTTATAAAAACCAGCCCCAAATCCATCCGGTCCCGGGCTCTTTATTGTCTTTATGCTGAACATAGCTGTTTGAACATCCTTGAAAGTAAAAGGTTTGATTAGGAAAGCTTGATCTTCAATACTAAGGATGGGACCTGAGAGAACTATAGAGGTATCAACCAGCCCAGATGTTGCACTAGTTTCTCCTAAAAATGATTGAAAATGCTGAGTAAAGTGATTAACAACTTTCGGATAATCCACTTCAACACTACCTTGTTCATCTACAAAAGAAACAATCCTATTGAGCCTCTTCCTTTTCTTCATGCTGGAGTAGAACAGTGAAGAATTCTCATCTCCAAACCTCATCCAATCAACCTTACTCTGCTGATATAAGAAACTAGCATAGGCAGCCTCTTTCTTTTTAAAATCCAGGTGAGATACTCTCTCTATATTGCTCAGAATTTGGTTTTTCAGATCAGAAAATAAGTTGTTTTTAGCTTGCTGAAATGACACCTTGCTTTCCTCATACTCCTTAACTATATTACCAACAACTCTCCAATTGAATCTCTTCAATAAGAACTGAAGGCGATGCAATTTCCTCAATATCTGATGCAGACCATAACCCTCTGATGGTAACTCTTTTTTCCAGCTATCTAAAACAGTAGGCTTGAAGAGCGGATGATTAGTCCACATATTGAAAAATCAAAAGGGCCGCAGACCATTTTTAATAACAGAAATATGCTTCAAAACAATGGCACAGTGATCCGAAATTACCTCCCAACTAGCTATTGCATTGACATTTGGAAACATATCAATCCAATCCTCATTTACAAATACTCTGTCTATTTTGGAAAAGATGCGATTATTACCATCTTGGTTATTCGACCAAGTGTAATACGAGCCCAACAATTTCATTTCTTCCACAATCCCAAGATCAAGCCAATTCCTTGCATCCTCAACTTCTTTAGGAGAAATGGCCTTACCCCCAATTCGATCTTCTACATCAAAAACAGAGTTAAAGTCACCAAGTACTAGCCACGGTTTGACAGGAAGAGAGACTGAGGCCAACTCAGACCAAAGATCTTTCCTCAAATCTAGCTGATTTAAACTGTAAACAACAGTGAAGCAGAAAGAGAGACCTATAGCCCATATCAGAACCGTGCAATGAATAAACTGAACATGGTCAACCAGAATATCAACCTTAACCCAGTAACCTTTCCAGATTAAAAGGATCCTACCTTCCAAAGCCTTGCTACTGTAATACTCCCAGTTAACAAAGCTAGTATTCATTACCTCCTCTACTCTATCACCTTTTATTTTGGTTTCCAAAAGAGCCCCAATACCAATCTTATTTATCTTGCAAATATCATTCACTGCTATTTGCTTATTTCTCTTATTCAACCCTCTAGCGTTCCAGCTCACTAAGTTGAAATTGTCCATTCAAATTCAGTAATGGAGAGGGATCATGAAGGAACTGTTGCTGTTCTTGAAGAACACTAAAAGCATTTTTTGAAGTCTGGCCAACATTAGGGGATTTTATCTTCATAGTTCCTAGTTTTTTCGGTGTAGTCCAATCTTTCTCCTTCTGAAGTTCCCCTCTCTGGGAATGTGATTCCTCTACTGAAACCACCTGATTTGTAACAACTATCTTGTTGTTGTTCTTTCTTCCTGAAACAGCAGACTTAATGTTATTATCGGCATCAGCAACTGGGACCTCTTTTCTCCTCCAAACCAGACCTTCCAACTGCTTGCAAGAAGATGATGTATGTCCTAACTTTTTACAGTTAGAACACTTAGTAGGCAGCCACTCATAATCTATCAGTTGATCCATAACTTGGCCTCTCTCGTTGATGTAGTTGATGAACTTTGGAAGAGTTTCTGAAATTTCCATATCAACCAAGATTCGAGCAAATTTAATCATCGAACGATCCTTTGTGACTTTATCAATCATAATTGATTTTCCAATGGTACTAACCAAAGCACTTAAACATTTGGTACCCCAATACTGTAAACCTAGATCAGGCAAACGAATCCAAACAGGTACCGATTTGATCGATTTCAAATTTTCTATATCTGTCGTCCAAGGTCTCAAGATTACAGGCTTCCTGTCAAAGTGGATAACCCCTGCTTCTAAAATCATATCGCGTGTAGCTTCATCTCTGAACTTGACCATTGTATATCCAGAGTTCATCCGTGCTACTCGATCGATCCCAAACTTTCCCCACATCCTGTTGATAAAACCTTCAAAAACTGGTAATGGTGGATTAGCCCCAATGACAACACAAATCAGAGTCGAATTCCAGAATGATGCTTCAACTTCTATCTCCTCTTCAACTTCTATCTCCTCAATATCCAGCTGAGCTATCTTTTGACCTTCTGTCTGGAGAGGTTCCATAAATTCTAATTTCGAACCCCCCTGAAACGGATGGGCTTCCTTGAAATGGGACCATGTAGCCTTAGCCTCTTCTTGGAAATTTTGTGACTCTACCTCTTCCGCCCACGAACTAGATCTATCCTTTGACACTACCAGAGCTTTAGGAGAAACAACTTCCTTCGCCTTATCAGGGAACTCAGGGGACGCTGAGGGAACTTCCTCATCTGCTCGTTTTTCACACACAGGCTCAGACGATGGAGCCTCCAATTGTAACTCTGTGGATGAAGGGAGCTCTTGACAAGGGACCGCCTGACCTAGCTTCTGCACCACCTTTCTTCGCCGCGCCATGGCAAAGAGAGAAGGAGGAGCTCaagctttttattattattgttgtttttattATGTATAACAACAGCAGCTTCATTAATGTTTAAatgatattaatttttaatttgtgTACATTTTATAATTTATGCACAATtatatcaaattattattatttgatttttatGGAAAAATATACCCCAACTTTATGTTAATTTCTATGCTTTGGATCtcaaaattgccatttttttatttcttttttcaatTTTGATTCTTTTCTTATTGTTATTTTCCAAATTGTCAAAAATACACTATTTCACTAAAAAATTGTCATAAATTATATGAGAATTAAATATtcttatttataaatattaatacatatttattattattattatttgacatTTATTACTCTTAGTTGTTTCAGTTTTATTCACTAAGACTTTAAACTTTTTACATTTAAGATCTTTGTTTTTTAATAGTACATTTAAGATATTAATTGTTTAGATTTAGATTCTCACCATATTGTAGGCATAATTGCTTTTATTTAATGTGGTTTATGGCGGAACAAATtacatctattttttttctttgtattgATTGTGACTTCATTATTATGTTTCTTTTTTGTCAATTAATTTTGGAGTGAAGAGTCTCATTATATATCTTCTTTAGCAACACTTTTTATCtccataatatatatttttacatttATTTAGTTCTTTTGAGTTTTACTTTCACCCGTTATAGTCTATACTTTTATTGGGCACAATTAAAATTGAAGAATTTACATGTCCTGTGGCCttttttcccttttatttattaatatgggattttttaatttgttaatgtttatatggctttttttttttaatcttttccaATACGTGGTTTTTTCTTTCCCATGTAAATATTAGCTTTAGAAAATAAGCCATAGTTATAAGTTAGTCACTCTTTTAAGTTGCAATATGTTTAATGGTagtttatttattgttatatTGTTTTTGAACACCTAttcaaattatttttatatttttcacaattttttataTTCAGTTTaagtttttaatttaataaatgaagtttattttttctttttccaccattttttttaaattatgagttttttctccaaaacattttattttgttattttcccACTTGTTTTACCCATTTTCTTAAACTTTTTTTAATGTTGTATTTCTACTAATTAATCcatcattaaatcacataatttttaaaaaattgcctaaatatataataataccaCAAATTATTTGTTCCGCCGATTTCCATGCATTAAAATTATTCTCAGGGAAAATTTCTCAATCACCAAAGCATATTTTATCACACACACAATTGAATTTGAAGTCTAATATATACAAAAGATTTTGTATGAGGAGCAATTGTATACTACATTTCGTGAAAAGAAATTATTTAATCtacattacaaaaaaaattacttGAGCAACATATTGAATTTGTACCTTTGGAAAATGCAAAAAATATTGGGCTTTCATTTCCCTGGATTGTGTTCAACTCCACATTAATTCCATTCGTATAACAcatatatagacatatattttGAGAGAAACTTTATTACAAAGTTATTTCTTAAAGAAATAAGTTACTAATGAAAATGAGATAGAGCAATAAATGTAACATAAAAATGTGAGGTAAAGTAAAGAATTTAATATAATGACACTCATTTGTATTATTATGTGTGTTACTTAACACTTGTGAGACAAACTAGTTAAAcacaatattaaaataatttagttAATTGATGTAATTATTTTTGTTATCTTGTTACTGTTACCAGTTACCTATTTACAGTGGTAACCAATTACAACATTTCTTAGTTAGAGAATttagaaaattatatttaaaattatcaAAAATGTAATTACATAGAGTTGTATTGTGTGTGTGCACACCAAACCATATCTTTTATTATTAGAGTCCATAAcacaaacaatataaaaaaacctAAAGTATAAATTTTCAACTCCCATATTCCTCACAAGTATTGGAAAACAAATTAGGAACCTCCACTGATGCATCTACAACAACAATTTTCAACATTTTTTAAAAACATTGTGGTGGTAGTATGTGTGTGCAGTTTGCAACTAAACGCACCTTAAAAAAACAAGTTTAAAATGAAAAGTTAAAATTAATACATATAGAAAATCCTTCAAAATTTAGGGTATTTATTCAAATTTAGTTTAATTATAAGGTATATTTACGTGACCCCTATGAGAAAAACCTAAGTTGATTGTATAGTTAGAAATCTTTTACCAATAAATATACTTAAATACagtaatacaaaaaaaatataaataaaatggcTTTAACACATGTTTGATAAAGAAAGGTTAGGAATTTTAATTGTGCCTAATTAAAGTATAGATTATAACGGGTGAAAATAAAACTCAAAAGAACtaataaatgtaaaaaaaaaaaaaagagtatggAGGTAAAATGTGTTGCTAAGGAAGATATAAGATAAGACTCTTCACTCCAAAATTGATTAAAAAAGGTGAGATAAAGTCACTAAAATTATCTAAAACCTCATAACTTTGCCAAAACGTTAGTTGAAAGAACATGAACAAAGATACCCTACGCATAATCTGGAGTTAGCAGCTTTGGCCTTTGCACTAAAGGTAAGGAGGAATtacctttatggtgagaagtgtgagatatacactgaccgcaaaagtctaaagtacttctgtACGCAagaggatttgaacatgaggcataCCCGTTGGTTagaactggtaaaggattatgattgtgaaatcctgtatcatccaaggaaagccaatgtggtggcagttATCTTAAGTCGAAATAGTCTGAGATAATTTTTACAGTTTGAGGCAGATATCTAAGaaattggcagaggatatgaccagagcagggatagagttagtggtaggccagttagccaaccCTGTAGTCTACTATTCTAAAGAAGATAATGGAAAGTCAGTTTAATGAGCCACATATGACAAAGATTAAAGGGGACatcctagctagagtggctaggGACCATACATTATCAGTtatgggtttgttgagatacaaaggctGATCTGTGTTTTGATGGATGTTGTCATCAGAtgggagattatggatgaatctcacactccCCAATCTCTTTTCATCCagacaccatgaagatgtatcaagatctgaagactttatattggtggcctggatgAAGAGGGATATAACCGAGTATGCGGCTAAGTGCCTaacgtgtcagcaggtcaaggctaaaCATTAGAGAACAGTGTGGTTATTACAGCCTtcagatatcccagagtggaaatgggaggatatcaatGGATTTTGTTGTTGGGTTTCCCAGGACTATCAATCAGCATGATTTAGTGTGGGTTATTGTAGATCAatataccaaatcagctcactttctaccaatgaGAACAACTTATATAGTTaaccaatatgcagatctctatgcgAAAGAGATAGTGcgtcttcatggggctccgaagtcgattgtgtcagattgggaccccacatttacttccaagttcttgggaggtttgcagaaagctatgggtacacaactgaagttcagtactgcctatcatccttagacaaatgGACAATCTAAGAGAATAATACATATATTAGAGGGCATGTTGTGAGCATGTGCactagactttgaagggtcctggattaAATATTTACCATTAATTGAGTTTTACTACAACATCTACTACTCAACTGTTGGAATGTctccttatgaaatgttgtatggtaggaatgtagatcacccatccatttgGATGAAATGGCTGAGAGAAAA
This genomic interval from Humulus lupulus chromosome 8, drHumLupu1.1, whole genome shotgun sequence contains the following:
- the LOC133796134 gene encoding uncharacterized protein LOC133796134, which produces MVCLRGSSYSILMNGQLYGDFKGGKGLRQGDPISPLLFVLVMDYLTRALHGAAKDKQFRFHLLCKTLNITNLCFADDLLIMCKAHLSSIQIMQQAFQEFSSAFGLNINQAKSSIYFGGITLAEKEKLLCLSKLREGQFPLKYLGVPLRPTKWKAMDCDIIISKIRQRLHGWASRNLSYAGRVQLIQSVLLGIRNFWMSIFLLPQKVIKEIDRICRGFLWGGNGVRSNFHLASWDLVCRPKSYGGLGFKESVLWNKINLARYVWAISSKQDSLWVKWVNCIYLKGIRIWDYEIHQDTSWYWKKLIKVSKLLSETELTTAVCKGKLRLNSLYLNLISGSPSKGLKFIWCMLSMPKHRFILWQAYHQKFLTRDLLHHCNITISSHSCPVFEIEMESHAHLFFDCLFSRKVLQAVEKWLGNLIWPWQFQEWRCWLEEPSTVGLARFVAAILAASVYFIWKNRNNCWVNSCCSSVAQVNDLIRNSVQARVINLCCMRKNLNLREKLMLNFFSNM
- the LOC133796135 gene encoding uncharacterized protein LOC133796135, producing MNTSFVNWEYYSSKALEGRILLIWKGYWVKVDILVDHVQFIHCTVLIWAIGLSFCFTVVYSLNQLDLRKDLWSELASVSLPVKPWLVLGDFNSVFDVEDRIGGKAISPKEVEDARNWLDLGIVEEMKLLGSYYTWSNNQDGNNRIFSKIDRVFVNEDWIDMFPNVNAIASWEPTVLDSWKKELPSEGYGLHQILRKLHRLQFLLKRFNWRVVGNIVKEYEESKVSFQQAKNNLFSDLKNQILSNIERVSHLDFKKKEAAYASFLYQQSKVDWMRFGDENSSLFYSSMKKRKRLNRIVSFVDEQGSVEVDYPKVVNHFTQHFQSFLGETSATSGLVDTSIVLSGPILSIEDQAFLIKPFTFKDVQTAMFSIKTIKSPGPDGFGAGFYKSLWSNIGKEVASAVLDFFDLGHIPKRLNKTILALIPKVTQPSNA